The following nucleotide sequence is from Citrus sinensis cultivar Valencia sweet orange chromosome 6, DVS_A1.0, whole genome shotgun sequence.
TAGACTGAGCCGAAGCTTCCAGCACCAACTAAATTGGCAGAAGAAAATCCACCGGTAGCTTTCAGGAGACTTTCGTAGGAGACATTTAGAAGCAAATCCTTCCTTGATGAAGACTCTGAACCAGTCActgttcttttctttctcaatcgATTGATTATTAAAAGAGACATGACCAAAACTAGCCCCACAAGCCCAGGGAGGAGCGGAATCATAAACTTGAGCCCTTTGGATTTCTCACTTTTCTTTGACTCACTGGAAGTACATGGTGGCAACTTGAGTTCTGAGATTCCTCCACAAAGCTTTCCATTACCAGCTACCGATATGGCAGATGAATTCTTAAAGATCCCTTTATGTGGAACTTCTCCCTCTAGATTGTTGAAGGACAGATTCAACCTTCGCAGAAAGGGAAATGTATCCAAAAACTTTGGCATTTTCCCCGAAAAGTTGTTTTGCGAAAGATCAAGTTCTTCAAGACCTTTTAAAGAACTAAAGCCTGGATGGATTGGGCCACGAAAAAAATTATCGCTCAAATTTAGATACTCCAGGCCAACACAACTTGCAAGTGAGCTTGGAATTTCACCTGATAACTTATTCTCCGATAAATCTAATTGTCGAACATTTTTCAGATTTCCAACTTCCGATGGTATTCGACCAGTGAAATGATTGTGCGACAAATCCAACCATCCTGATAAGGAGGATACGCCAATAACTTCACTGGGTATAGCCCCAGAAAGATTATTATCTGACAGATCTAATTTCTGCAGTTGATGACAAGTTCCTAGAGCTGAAGGTAAGCTTCCTCGTATGGAATTTCTATGTAAATCAAGTTCTGTCAGGAAAGTTAAATTCCCAAAAGATGAAGGAATTTCTCCAGAAATATTGTTTCCAAACAAGGACAATAGTTGTAGCTTGGGAAGTGATCCAACAGAAATTGGAATGCTTCCTGCGAGGAGGCCCACCTCAATGGCtattaatatcaaatttttcagGTTACCAATTCCCGTTGGGATGGAACCAGATATCGGATTAGCTGACATATATAAATAGCTAAGATGGGATGAAAAATTAGCAATTGAATTTGGCAATATCCCTCTTAGATTATTTTTGCTCAGGCTGACTACTTCTAAGTAAGTGCAATTGACCAAAGAATCTAGAAA
It contains:
- the LOC102621016 gene encoding probable LRR receptor-like serine/threonine-protein kinase At3g47570 isoform X6, producing MFQVSVNSLTGNQFFGNIPHSISNASKLEWLDFANNSLTGSIPEDLGRLRNLTRLNFARNNLGTRKGNDLRFLDSLVNCTYLEVVSLSKNNLRGILPNSIANFSSHLSYLYMSANPISGSIPTGIGNLKNLILIAIEVGLLAGSIPISVGSLPKLQLLSLFGNNISGEIPSSFGNLTFLTELDLHRNSIRGSLPSALGTCHQLQKLDLSDNNLSGAIPSEVIGVSSLSGWLDLSHNHFTGRIPSEVGNLKNVRQLDLSENKLSGEIPSSLASCVGLEYLNLSDNFFRGPIHPGFSSLKGLEELDLSQNNFSGKMPKFLDTFPFLRRLNLSFNNLEGEVPHKGIFKNSSAISVAGNGKLCGGISELKLPPCTSSESKKSEKSKGLKFMIPLLPGLVGLVLVMSLLIINRLRKKRTVTGSESSSRKDLLLNVSYESLLKATGGFSSANLVGAGSFGSVYKGILDPDQTVVAVKVLFLHQRGALKSFMAECEVLRNIRHRNLVKILTACSSSDFEGNDFKALVYEFMHNGSLEIWLHPESTSDDLNYSSRILSLLQRLNIAIDVASALEYLHRHCGKPIVHCDLKPSNILLDNDMTAHVGDFGLTRFIPEAIRSNQSSSIGLKGTVGYAPPEYGMGSRVSTYGDVYSYGILLLETFTGKRPTSDIFAEGLDLHNFVKNALPEQISEVLDPLFVTGGEEGEGTAEEKLKQDQVQESLATILKIGVACSVESPRERMDISDVVNNLQKVKSTLRRCGIN